TTTTGTCAGGTAAACAGTTGTCACGTATGTTTAGAGCTTATCTGAGAATAATAGCAATCTATGATCATGTCGCCAGAGAATATTTGCACCCGGCCATGTGTTTGTTTATCTGATGGAGTATGTAGTAATATAGGCTTTTAACACTAGTTTCACAGCatgttaattacaattaaaatacaCAACGAAAGTTACATCATCGGTATGTTTCAAATTAAGGTCATTCCTTTAAACTACCGACATATCTATTCCTGCAGACGTTATAACCCTTTGCCCCTACAACATGGTCTATATAAACTGCAGTAACTCCTGTCAGCGGACTTGTGATGCACCAGAAACGTGTCAGGATGGTGTCTGTAATGAAGCCGAAGCCTGTGTTTGTTCCGACGGCTACTTCATGAAGGGATCAAACTGTGTACCTCAAGAACAGTGTGGATGTTACGAATCAGAGGGACAAACAGTTATTCCAGTAAGTTGCGTTTTCATTTCATTCGTCTAACTGTTGGGCAGTCAAATCTGCCGGAATATGTGAAAGACTATGCACTGTGACAATTTTTAACAACTATTCTACAAACAACAGCATAGTTCAGACTTTTTCCATATTACCAGTCACTGTAAATACTGTCTGTTGTAATGACTGCATATAAGTGCAATTAAACTCCAATATATAAATTAGTTTTCAGTTAATTTAACTATACAGTTTTAGGAATATCTGTCAGATTATAGAATACTCCGCGTAGGGAATTTAAGTGCTTACAAAAAGACATTACAATACAGAACAGTATTTACCATGGATGATAATAAACACAACATCAGGGTTAAATGTAATCtgtaaaaaaatgaaagtaaagaaTTATTTTGTGTTTCAGGAAGGTGGCTCTTACGTGAACCCTGGATGTACAAGAAAAGGTGTTTGTACCAACGGGCAGATTACGTGGGATGAAGAATATGCATGCAGTCCTAACGCAGTGTGTGACGTCAGGGACAAAATAAGACAATGTTATTGTACCGGTGGCTACAGAGGAGACGGTGAGACATGCACGAGACCACCTAGAGATTGTCAGGAAATTTATGAGGATGGATCCGAGGATAACGATATATACAGAATCAAACCAACTGGGTGGACCGGCGAGGCCTTTGAGGTTTACTGcaacatgactgacggaggaggatggactgTAAGTCATCCCATTAATTAAAACCGCATTGATGGCAATTAATCGGTATACACTGTATTAAACTACACTTTAGTTATTATAACACATGAGCACACAATATAACACTACATTGTACTGTAAAATATACACTAACTTACCCTAGCCGCAAGTTAgttaaaaatacaatacatattACTGCACTACAAAGCAGTATTTTACACAAAGTACAAAAGTGATAAAGTATACCTTTTATTCGATTGTAGAAGAATAGGTATCTTTACATACAAGTGCAAATCACATGTTAGTGTAATGACCGTTATTGTTACATACTTGTACATAAAGATGGATAATCGTTCGTAATGGATGCACTTTAAACTACAGTTACCATGTATCAAAATAACATCTACATAATGGAAATGCCTTGGAAAAATTAATGGAAATGTTTTAACGAGGTTTTTCTTTATCGGTTCCTTTAAATTCGTTTATGTCAACGTTCTTCAACTCTaatgtttcttgaaaatttAGTTAATCGCTTGCTATATTTGATCATGACAAAATTATTCCTCTTCTTCACACATTTGTTCAAAGGTTTTTCAACGTCGTGTGGATGGAACCGAGGATTTCTACCTCGGATGGGACAGCTACAAGAAAGGTTTTGGAGAATTAGACCACGAgttttggcttggaaatgataaGCTTTCTAACTTGACCAATCAAAAGAGATATGAAATCAAGATTGATCTGGTAAACAGAGATGGTGCTCCATACTATGCCAAATTTGACAACTTTCGGATTAATGACGAAAGCGATAAATATCGGTTATCTCAACTTGGAACCTACAGTGGAACAGCGGGTTTGTTACAATTTATTTGGTTACATACACATCCTTTAGATATCTGCACAATTCTACAACTATAAATGCTTCTACGGTCTGTACGTAGTTGAATGTTCTTTATTATGTGTTGTCTTTGACCGAAGACTTAAACAGTGAATGCTTAGCAGTGATAATGCAATACTTTATGAACATGATGATATGAagatggattgatggattgaTATATCCAtatttcccttcttgagattcGTGTCCTTCCTTTCATAAATCACTTAAACAAAGGCACAATAAGATTACCAACCCCATTAAACATCAACAGCTTAGTAAATCATTCTCATACCATGTTCTTGTTCAATTTCAGACCTACATGATAGACACCTCTGCTATTCACTGACCTATGTACACACGTCAACGCAAAATCATGCAATATGTATACCATACTTTCTCCAAATATACAATTGCACAAATCAAAATTAGCATCATCGAACTGTTTCAGAAGGGCAAACCCATGTTTCAGGCCACAATGTTTGATTTCTAGTCATTTACTCACAATAATGATGCCGTATCAGTTACTATTACTTTATATCATTGAAAACAGTATAAACGTTCTTGATACACCTTCTTATACGTATAAATGGGATTAATTACAccatcattttaaatttttttttagttttttttgttAGTCATTAGATATTACAGCATATGACATTTCAGCAGTACCGAAATATAATTTTGGTGTAAAATAAAATACCTAATAGAAAGAAactaagaataatacaatataccATTTAATTTGCAATAAGTGGAATAATGAACCATAATCGTTAATTCATCAATGAAACTTAATAAATAAAACTCTCATTGCAAGCAACATCAATATGTCTGTCTTTCAGTGACATTACATAAAATGTTAATTGTTCTTCTTTGCAGACTCTCGCAGCAACCCCGATGGTTATGCTCTTCGATATCACCTCAACTACCAGTTCACTACCAAGGACAGTGACAACGATGCTTATGGTTCCAACTGTGCGGTTAATGATCGCGGTGCATGGTGGTACAATGCTTGTTATTATTCCAACCTCAATGGAAACTACCATGCCAGCCGAGGTAGTTATAGCAGTCCTTATTGGTATTACTTACCAGGCAGCTATTACAACATCAAATATTCAGAAATGAAGATTCGTCCCTTTTAGTAGGGAGCACAATGTATTTCTAGACAAATATGCATATACAAATATTTGAGCAGATCGAGCTAGTTTTCCTGTTCCTCAGCAAGTTTAAAGATGCCACCTGACTGAAATTATGGATAGAGAAGTCACGTGACTGATAGTGAAGAAAACACATCGATGTCACATTAAAGTGCAGGAAAACAATGAATATACTCGAGTGATGACGCTAATGTATATCAAGATATATGTCAACGCAATGCACCCTAGTAATGGATATGATTCTTATTCTATTATCAATGTTTGCtcatttataagaaatttaacGTTGAATATTCCAAACAATAAATTGAAATTACAACTTTGAGAAAAATAAACACTTCTTTTCTCATATTTACCATTTTTGGATTTCAATTCCTAATTACACTGGATGATGAATCAAGCCACGTATGacctgaaaatgaaatattgtatcCGTACAGTTTTagcacccacccacccaaccgACCCACCCAACCCACCCCTCACACACCGACACTACAACTCAAcaatttgatttaaattttgtgttttatatcgcaaaactttatgtagcagttGCAATAGCACACACTTTTAAGTGACAATGGACTAAATACTGACAATAACAATTTGTACACTCCTTGTGTCATCCTGAAAAGTTGAAATCGTTGGTTCAGAAAACACGGAACCGTAGAAGTGTCGTTTTAATATTAAGACCTCTTTGTTAATATTCTGTGGCAATTTCAACAAT
This window of the Apostichopus japonicus isolate 1M-3 chromosome 9, ASM3797524v1, whole genome shotgun sequence genome carries:
- the LOC139973360 gene encoding uncharacterized protein; protein product: MISKLCKVFLFFWTTGCLFSQRVDALQTTNDNTGDNSVGSSFFFYQQSNYPRDCKEVQEQCSSHSSTGVFTIKPDGYLEPFEVYCDNTDSSGGWTVIQRRVDDSIDFSRDWDSYKSGFGFLSQEFWLGNEKISHLTNQKKYQLVIEMTSSNGSLIRVSYDNFRISDEFSNFKLFSLGQYSGRTDVITLCPYNMVYINCSNSCQRTCDAPETCQDGVCNEAEACVCSDGYFMKGSNCVPQEQCGCYESEGQTVIPEGGSYVNPGCTRKGVCTNGQITWDEEYACSPNAVCDVRDKIRQCYCTGGYRGDGETCTRPPRDCQEIYEDGSEDNDIYRIKPTGWTGEAFEVYCNMTDGGGWTVFQRRVDGTEDFYLGWDSYKKGFGELDHEFWLGNDKLSNLTNQKRYEIKIDLVNRDGAPYYAKFDNFRINDESDKYRLSQLGTYSGTADSRSNPDGYALRYHLNYQFTTKDSDNDAYGSNCAVNDRGAWWYNACYYSNLNGNYHASRGSYSSPYWYYLPGSYYNIKYSEMKIRPF